The Pseudomonas sp. DG56-2 genome contains a region encoding:
- the ahpF gene encoding alkyl hydroperoxide reductase subunit F, whose protein sequence is MLDATLKTQLKTYLERVTQPIEIVASLDDGAKSREMRDLLVEIASLSTLITLREDGSDARRPSFSLNRPGAAKDISLRFAGIPMGHEFTSLVLALLQVGGHPSKASAELIEQISSLEGEFNFETYFSLSCQNCPDVVQALNLMAVLNPNVRHVAIDGALFQEEVESRKVMAVPSVYLNGEVFGQGRMGLEEIVAKLDTSTGERQAEKINAKDAFDVLVVGGGPAGAAAAIYAARKGIRTGVAAERFGGQVLDTMAIENFISVQETEGPKLAMALEEHVKQYDVDIMNLQRGEALIPATDGGLHEVRLASGASLKAKTVILATGARWREMNVPGEKEYRSRGVAYCPHCDGPLFKGKRVAVIGGGNSGVEAAIDLAGIVAHVTLIEFDSQLRADAVLQRKLHSLPNVKVITSALTTEVLGDGEKVNGLRYKDRNSDEQHDIALEGIFVQIGLLPNTDWLKGTVELTPRGEIIVDARGQTNLPGVFAAGDVTTVPYKQIVIAVGEGAKASLAAFDHLIRTSAPA, encoded by the coding sequence ATGTTGGACGCCACGCTTAAAACTCAGTTGAAAACCTACCTGGAGCGGGTCACTCAGCCGATCGAGATCGTTGCCTCCCTCGATGACGGCGCGAAGTCCCGCGAAATGCGCGACTTGCTGGTTGAAATTGCCAGCCTGTCCACTCTGATTACCTTGCGTGAGGACGGCAGCGACGCCCGCCGCCCATCGTTCTCGCTCAATCGCCCAGGGGCTGCAAAAGACATCAGTCTGCGCTTTGCCGGCATTCCCATGGGGCACGAATTCACCTCGCTGGTGCTGGCGCTGTTGCAGGTTGGCGGTCACCCGTCCAAGGCCAGCGCCGAATTGATCGAACAGATCAGCAGCCTTGAAGGTGAGTTCAACTTCGAAACCTACTTCTCGCTGTCGTGCCAGAACTGCCCGGACGTTGTCCAGGCGCTGAACCTGATGGCGGTGCTCAATCCCAATGTGCGTCACGTCGCCATTGACGGTGCGTTGTTCCAGGAAGAAGTCGAATCGCGCAAAGTCATGGCTGTACCAAGTGTGTACCTCAATGGTGAAGTATTTGGCCAGGGGCGCATGGGGCTGGAAGAGATCGTCGCCAAGCTGGACACCAGTACGGGTGAGCGCCAGGCTGAGAAAATCAACGCCAAGGACGCTTTTGATGTGCTGGTAGTGGGCGGTGGTCCAGCCGGTGCTGCGGCGGCCATCTACGCTGCGCGTAAAGGCATCCGTACCGGTGTTGCCGCTGAGCGTTTCGGTGGTCAGGTGCTCGACACCATGGCGATCGAAAATTTCATTTCGGTTCAGGAAACTGAAGGCCCGAAACTGGCCATGGCCCTGGAAGAACACGTCAAACAGTACGACGTGGATATAATGAACCTACAGCGTGGCGAAGCGCTGATTCCAGCCACCGACGGCGGCCTGCACGAAGTGCGCCTGGCCAGTGGCGCCTCGCTCAAGGCCAAGACCGTGATTCTGGCTACCGGTGCGCGCTGGCGTGAAATGAACGTGCCGGGCGAGAAAGAGTACCGCAGCCGTGGCGTGGCCTACTGTCCGCACTGCGATGGCCCGCTGTTCAAAGGCAAGCGCGTGGCGGTGATCGGTGGCGGCAACTCGGGTGTCGAGGCAGCTATCGACCTGGCCGGCATCGTTGCCCATGTCACCCTGATCGAGTTCGACAGCCAGTTGCGTGCCGATGCTGTCCTGCAACGCAAGTTGCACAGTTTGCCGAACGTGAAGGTCATTACCAGTGCGCTCACTACCGAAGTGCTGGGTGATGGCGAGAAGGTCAATGGCCTGCGCTACAAAGACCGTAACAGCGACGAGCAGCATGACATTGCACTGGAAGGGATCTTTGTTCAGATCGGCCTGTTGCCCAACACCGATTGGCTCAAAGGCACTGTCGAGTTGACGCCGCGAGGCGAGATCATCGTCGATGCCCGTGGCCAGACCAACCTGCCGGGTGTATTTGCGGCGGGCGATGTGACCACTGTGCCGTACAAGCAGATCGTGATTGCCGTGGGTGAGGGGGCCAAGGCGTCGCTGGCGGCTTTTGATCACTTGATCCGGACGTCTGCGCCGGCCTGA
- a CDS encoding molecular chaperone yields the protein MKGFCLPMWRGWLLAACVFSGAVNANVVIATTRVIYPADAGEVTVSLSNKGQHPSLVQAWVDDGQADVPVEQLNVPFSLTPGLFRLDPGKGQTLRLFQSEHEFASDRESLYWLNVLDIPPKGQGNALQLAVRSRIKLLYRPQGLAGNAQLAAQSVSWRLLRSAEGWMLEAHNPSHFYVNLSELSVHVDGRQYPVISSHIAPLSAQLFAVKGLMSVQAAMAAVHFASVNDYGTVLPARTPAEVVPRH from the coding sequence ATGAAAGGATTTTGCCTGCCAATGTGGCGCGGGTGGCTGCTGGCTGCCTGCGTGTTCAGCGGGGCGGTCAATGCAAACGTGGTGATTGCCACCACCCGGGTGATTTATCCGGCCGATGCTGGGGAGGTTACCGTCAGCCTCAGCAACAAAGGCCAGCATCCCTCGTTAGTGCAAGCGTGGGTCGATGACGGACAAGCAGATGTGCCGGTGGAGCAACTGAACGTGCCATTCAGTCTGACGCCAGGGTTGTTCCGGCTCGATCCCGGCAAGGGGCAGACGCTACGGCTGTTCCAGAGCGAACATGAATTTGCCTCTGACCGCGAGAGCCTTTACTGGCTTAACGTGTTGGACATTCCCCCTAAGGGCCAGGGTAACGCGTTGCAACTGGCCGTGCGTTCTCGTATCAAGCTGCTCTATCGCCCCCAAGGGCTTGCAGGCAATGCTCAACTAGCGGCGCAATCGGTGAGCTGGCGTTTGCTGCGCAGCGCTGAGGGCTGGATGCTCGAAGCCCATAACCCGAGCCACTTTTACGTCAACCTCAGTGAGTTGTCAGTGCATGTCGACGGTCGTCAGTATCCGGTAATCAGCAGCCATATCGCGCCGTTGTCGGCCCAGCTATTCGCAGTGAAAGGCCTGATGAGTGTCCAGGCTGCGATGGCGGCGGTGCACTTCGCCAGTGTCAACGATTACGGCACGGTGCTGCCTGCCCGCACGCCAGCCGAAGTGGTGCCCAGGCACTGA
- the ahpC gene encoding alkyl hydroperoxide reductase subunit C: MPIINSQVKPFKATAYHQGKFVEVSEADLKGKWSVVFFYPADFTFVCPTELGDLADNYAEFKDLGVEIYGVSTDTHFTHKAWHDTSETIGKIQYPLIGDPTHVISRNFDVLIEEAGIADRGTFVINPEGQIKIVELNDGGVGRDASELLRKIKAAQYVAAHPGEVCPAKWKEGEATLAPSLDLVGKI, from the coding sequence ATGCCTATTATCAATAGCCAGGTAAAACCGTTCAAAGCCACTGCTTACCACCAGGGCAAGTTCGTCGAAGTGTCTGAAGCCGACCTCAAGGGCAAATGGTCCGTGGTGTTCTTCTACCCGGCTGACTTCACTTTCGTCTGCCCTACCGAGCTGGGCGACCTGGCCGATAACTACGCCGAATTCAAAGACCTGGGCGTGGAAATCTACGGTGTGTCCACCGACACCCACTTCACCCACAAAGCCTGGCACGACACCTCGGAAACCATTGGCAAGATCCAGTACCCGCTGATCGGTGACCCTACCCACGTCATCTCGCGCAACTTTGACGTGCTGATCGAAGAAGCCGGTATCGCTGACCGTGGCACCTTCGTGATCAACCCGGAAGGTCAGATCAAAATCGTTGAACTGAACGATGGCGGTGTAGGCCGTGATGCCAGCGAACTGCTGCGCAAGATCAAGGCTGCCCAGTACGTCGCTGCCCACCCAGGCGAAGTCTGCCCGGCCAAGTGGAAAGAAGGCGAAGCTACCCTGGCGCCATCGCTGGACCTGGTCGGCAAGATCTAA
- a CDS encoding fimbria/pilus outer membrane usher protein: MNRSCTGRPWRRVQALCCLGMGLAVSAAQALALEFDPRFLQGEGGPVADVSRFQQADAVPEGEQLLDVVINENWSGRWPVSLRLQGDGHQAQPCYSATLLEALAIDQSRLAPSAQAQLRANASCVPLSALGLQASEHLDYSALRLNLQIAQLALLSDARDYLPAQQWSSGTQAAFVDYRLNQFSQQSRADSQHWNQSFLGLRSGVNTGAWYWRHEGNVQAGEGVEQRYQPVATYVQRDVPMWKAQLTLGEAFSRGEVFDSIAYLGLGLGSDERMLPASQRGFAPTVSGIAYTTALLTIRQRGVVVHESTVQPGPFEINDLYANGYSDDLEVTIREADGNQRIYTVPYQAAPLALRPGASRFDFSLGRWRDGLGNVGPEHLQGSWQQGLSNHMSVHGGVLGADGYHSAAMGATFNSQIGALALTLLGSRAKQTGQPAARGEALRLHWRHVIATSMTDLSISLSSNRPGYYGFNDFARGQSDGVGNLPNQQASVRASVAVSQGLGDQRGRFSLQATRMQYSGQAGSYLSYSVGYFNRYRSLGYGITASREQSASTGHLNQFGLSLSMPLGRQRRSSLNSSWNGVGKGQSSSTTRFTTTAGEHSEWSYGLGLSTAHDQQRNTAGVDASLRYSGAASEISASLLQHNDYRQVSMGVRGAVIAHAGGLTGAQSLGESFAIVHAPGAEHARLKQAPQVRLDRRGYGVLPQLSPYSLNTVELDPKGTSQDVELQISSQQVVPRAGAAPLLYFPTRSGRSALIDARLADGSALPFGASVVNEAGDELGMVGQGSRLHVRGIETQGSLQVRWGRGNQQRCSVNYQLPESQTKIHGPSVLTARCVPDDRVLL, encoded by the coding sequence ATGAACAGATCTTGCACCGGTCGCCCATGGCGACGGGTCCAGGCGCTATGTTGCCTGGGCATGGGGCTGGCGGTCAGTGCGGCGCAGGCGCTGGCACTGGAGTTCGATCCCCGCTTCCTGCAAGGCGAGGGTGGTCCGGTGGCCGATGTGAGCCGTTTCCAACAGGCTGACGCCGTACCCGAGGGTGAGCAACTACTGGATGTCGTGATCAATGAGAACTGGAGCGGGCGCTGGCCGGTTTCATTGCGCCTTCAGGGCGACGGTCACCAAGCCCAACCTTGTTACAGTGCTACCTTGCTCGAAGCGTTGGCAATCGATCAATCCCGGCTGGCGCCATCTGCACAAGCGCAACTGCGTGCAAACGCCAGTTGCGTACCCTTGTCTGCGCTGGGGTTACAGGCCAGCGAGCATCTGGACTACTCCGCGTTACGACTTAACCTGCAGATCGCCCAACTGGCATTGTTGTCCGATGCGCGTGACTACTTGCCTGCGCAGCAGTGGAGCAGCGGTACGCAAGCAGCGTTCGTCGATTACCGCTTGAACCAGTTCAGCCAGCAGAGCAGGGCAGATAGTCAGCATTGGAACCAGTCCTTTCTGGGCCTGCGCAGCGGTGTTAATACCGGCGCCTGGTATTGGCGCCATGAAGGTAACGTGCAGGCGGGCGAGGGTGTGGAACAGCGCTACCAACCGGTTGCCACCTATGTGCAACGTGATGTGCCGATGTGGAAGGCGCAGTTGACACTGGGTGAGGCTTTCAGCCGAGGTGAAGTCTTCGACAGCATTGCCTACCTGGGACTTGGGCTGGGTAGCGACGAACGCATGCTACCAGCTTCGCAACGTGGCTTTGCACCGACGGTCAGTGGCATTGCCTACACTACGGCGCTGCTGACCATACGTCAGCGAGGTGTTGTTGTGCATGAGTCGACAGTTCAGCCAGGACCGTTCGAAATCAACGATCTGTATGCCAATGGCTACAGTGATGACCTGGAAGTGACAATCAGGGAAGCCGATGGTAACCAGCGTATCTATACCGTCCCTTATCAGGCTGCGCCGTTGGCCCTGCGCCCAGGCGCCAGTCGTTTTGACTTCAGCCTCGGGCGTTGGCGCGATGGCCTGGGCAACGTCGGGCCCGAGCATTTGCAAGGCAGTTGGCAACAGGGCCTGAGCAATCACATGAGCGTCCATGGTGGTGTGCTGGGTGCCGATGGCTACCATTCGGCCGCCATGGGGGCGACATTCAACAGTCAGATCGGCGCACTGGCACTAACCCTGTTGGGTTCGCGAGCAAAGCAGACTGGGCAGCCGGCCGCCCGTGGCGAAGCACTTCGCCTCCATTGGCGACACGTAATCGCGACGTCGATGACTGATCTGAGCATCAGTCTGAGCAGCAATCGCCCGGGTTATTACGGTTTTAACGACTTTGCCCGTGGACAGAGTGATGGGGTGGGCAATTTACCTAATCAACAGGCAAGCGTGCGCGCAAGTGTTGCTGTCAGCCAGGGCTTGGGTGATCAACGTGGTCGGTTCAGCTTGCAGGCCACGCGTATGCAGTATTCGGGGCAAGCAGGTAGTTATTTGAGCTATTCAGTGGGCTATTTCAATCGTTACAGATCACTGGGCTACGGCATTACCGCCTCCCGAGAGCAGTCCGCTTCGACCGGGCATCTCAATCAGTTTGGCTTGTCCCTGAGTATGCCGCTTGGCCGCCAAAGGCGAAGCTCGTTGAACAGCAGTTGGAACGGTGTCGGCAAGGGACAGAGCAGCAGCACCACGCGGTTCACGACAACGGCGGGTGAGCATAGCGAGTGGAGCTATGGTCTAGGCCTGTCAACGGCACATGACCAGCAACGCAACACCGCGGGTGTGGATGCAAGCCTGCGATACAGCGGCGCGGCCTCCGAAATCAGTGCTTCGTTGCTTCAGCACAACGACTATCGGCAGGTCTCCATGGGTGTTCGCGGTGCAGTCATCGCTCACGCAGGTGGGTTGACCGGGGCGCAGTCGTTAGGCGAAAGCTTTGCTATCGTGCACGCCCCCGGAGCGGAGCACGCACGGCTCAAGCAAGCGCCGCAGGTGCGCCTCGACCGGCGCGGATATGGCGTACTGCCACAGTTGTCACCCTACAGCCTCAACACCGTGGAACTTGATCCCAAGGGCACTTCGCAGGATGTGGAACTGCAGATCAGTAGTCAGCAGGTTGTGCCGCGTGCTGGCGCCGCCCCTTTGCTTTACTTCCCAACGCGCAGCGGACGCAGTGCTTTGATCGATGCACGGCTGGCGGATGGCAGTGCGTTGCCATTCGGCGCCAGCGTGGTCAATGAGGCCGGGGATGAACTGGGGATGGTCGGGCAGGGCAGCCGCTTGCATGTACGCGGTATCGAGACGCAGGGCAGCCTGCAAGTGCGTTGGGGGCGGGGTAATCAGCAACGCTGTTCGGTGAATTACCAGTTGCCTGAGTCTCAAACCAAGATCCATGGTCCCTCAGTTTTGACCGCCAGGTGTGTTCCTGACGATCGTGTCTTACTCTAG